One Desulfosoma sp. genomic window carries:
- a CDS encoding acyl carrier protein, which produces MKEVLMQNLLDFIVRQFPQARHKKITEEDSLLRTGIVDSLGVLELVTHLAETYGIEITEEDLVPENFDSVKAICRLVERKRNGH; this is translated from the coding sequence ATGAAAGAGGTGTTGATGCAAAATCTTTTGGATTTTATTGTGCGGCAGTTTCCTCAAGCCCGCCACAAGAAGATCACCGAAGAGGACTCGCTGCTTCGGACTGGAATCGTCGATTCGCTGGGCGTGCTGGAATTGGTCACCCATCTTGCGGAGACCTATGGCATCGAGATTACCGAAGAGGACTTGGTTCCTGAAAACTTTGATTCTGTGAAAGCCATTTGCCGGCTGGTGGAACGAAAACGAAACGGTCATTGA
- a CDS encoding polysaccharide deacetylase family protein → MSSLKTGLKRLAFRWRGYRLEHLRNRCRILAYHMITPSLNGFYPQTQTDVFRREMEHLAANYRVLPLEELGRRLREGRSVRGCIAITFDDGFRDNYTNAYPVLKALGLPATIFLITECVDTGRLPWFIGLRRLFMETTHESLDLEMEGGRVSLNLKDSFHRKQASDRVMAWVQQMPDEKRKNILEELHERLGGALMDPLENIMLTWDQVREMSNNGIRFGAHTVSHPVLRATGAAKLLEEISRSRDRIWQETGLPVSTFAYPFGRRSHYPRETPALLEKLGFVCAVTTEPGTNDFHTPIYELKRSPPWEFSLLSDGT, encoded by the coding sequence GTGAGCTCTTTGAAGACGGGACTAAAACGACTGGCTTTTCGATGGCGTGGGTATCGCCTGGAGCACCTCCGGAACCGATGTCGTATTCTAGCCTACCATATGATCACTCCAAGCTTGAACGGGTTCTATCCTCAAACGCAAACGGATGTTTTTCGGCGCGAAATGGAACATCTTGCCGCCAATTACCGGGTTCTTCCATTGGAAGAACTTGGACGACGACTGCGGGAGGGGCGTTCGGTCAGGGGATGCATCGCCATCACCTTTGACGACGGTTTTCGGGATAACTACACCAATGCTTACCCGGTGTTAAAGGCATTGGGTCTTCCCGCAACGATTTTCCTCATTACGGAGTGCGTGGATACAGGCCGTCTCCCTTGGTTCATCGGCTTACGTCGGCTCTTTATGGAAACAACCCATGAGAGTCTGGATTTGGAGATGGAAGGGGGCCGAGTTTCACTGAACTTGAAGGATTCATTCCACAGGAAGCAAGCCTCGGATCGGGTCATGGCGTGGGTGCAACAAATGCCGGATGAGAAAAGGAAAAACATCTTAGAGGAGCTGCATGAAAGGCTGGGCGGGGCATTGATGGATCCGCTGGAAAATATCATGCTTACATGGGATCAAGTACGCGAAATGTCGAACAATGGAATAAGGTTCGGCGCCCATACCGTCAGCCACCCTGTGCTCCGAGCGACGGGAGCAGCGAAGCTACTGGAGGAAATCTCTCGTTCAAGAGATCGCATTTGGCAGGAAACGGGACTTCCCGTGAGTACCTTCGCTTATCCGTTTGGGAGAAGATCCCATTATCCACGGGAGACACCAGCGCTTCTTGAAAAACTTGGTTTTGTTTGTGCGGTGACCACGGAACCCGGAACAAACGATTTTCATACGCCCATCTATGAGCTCAAGCGTTCTCCACCATGGGAGTTCTCCTTGTTAAGCGATGGGACGTAA
- a CDS encoding pyridoxal-dependent decarboxylase, exosortase A system-associated gives MKQENVSSTVESILNYFDVRDGRILIGGRPLESWATEYGTPLYVYDFQVVRKKISRFRSAFPSDVKLFYAVKANPNPALLKAMVPMVDGFDVASCGELKAVIQAGANPGEISFAGPGKRRDELLHAVELGIGSINVESLRELEILAELSSHDRPRPRVSIRVNPDFELHGSGMKMGGGPKPFGIDAELIPKVLEKIKGLPLDFQGFHIYAGSQNLQPHVLAETIERSLALLARFSQHAPEMVKWLNLGGGFGIPYYDGDRELDLELLGNRVSEIIKAYRHRFPAAQFIFELGRYLVGESGIYLVRVLYRKVSRGKTFLVVDGGMNHHLAASGNFGQILRKNFPIVTPKAADLQQREKVDVVGPLCTPLDVLGSNISLPPLYEGDLIGILCSGAYGYTASPLQFLSHPLPAEVVIEN, from the coding sequence ATGAAGCAAGAAAACGTATCATCCACTGTCGAGAGTATTCTGAATTATTTTGACGTAAGGGACGGCCGAATACTTATCGGCGGACGGCCTCTGGAATCATGGGCCACCGAATACGGGACACCGCTCTATGTCTATGACTTTCAGGTGGTTCGAAAGAAAATCAGTCGTTTCCGCAGTGCCTTTCCCAGCGATGTGAAGCTTTTCTATGCAGTGAAGGCCAATCCCAATCCTGCCCTCTTAAAGGCTATGGTGCCCATGGTGGACGGCTTTGACGTGGCTTCCTGCGGCGAACTAAAGGCCGTCATTCAAGCGGGGGCGAATCCGGGAGAGATCAGCTTCGCCGGACCGGGAAAACGCCGCGATGAACTGCTTCATGCCGTGGAACTCGGGATCGGTTCCATCAATGTGGAATCGTTAAGGGAACTGGAAATATTGGCCGAACTGTCATCACACGACCGTCCGCGTCCTCGAGTTTCTATACGAGTCAATCCGGACTTTGAACTCCATGGTTCGGGTATGAAAATGGGTGGAGGCCCAAAACCTTTCGGGATTGATGCAGAACTGATTCCCAAGGTTTTGGAGAAAATCAAGGGGCTGCCTTTGGATTTCCAAGGTTTTCATATCTACGCGGGCTCCCAAAATCTGCAACCCCACGTTCTAGCCGAAACAATTGAAAGATCTCTGGCTTTGTTAGCCAGGTTTTCACAACACGCACCCGAAATGGTGAAATGGTTGAATCTGGGTGGTGGGTTCGGAATTCCCTATTACGATGGAGATCGGGAGCTCGATTTAGAGTTATTGGGCAACCGAGTGAGTGAAATTATAAAAGCGTACCGGCATCGGTTTCCAGCGGCTCAGTTTATCTTCGAACTCGGCCGCTACCTGGTGGGCGAAAGCGGGATCTATCTCGTTCGCGTGCTTTACCGGAAGGTCTCCAGGGGCAAGACTTTCCTCGTCGTCGACGGGGGCATGAACCACCATTTGGCGGCTTCTGGAAATTTCGGACAAATCCTTCGAAAAAATTTTCCTATCGTGACACCCAAAGCTGCAGATCTACAACAACGGGAAAAGGTCGACGTTGTCGGTCCGCTTTGCACACCGTTGGATGTTCTAGGTTCCAATATAAGCCTCCCGCCGTTGTATGAAGGTGACCTTATCGGCATACTTTGTTCCGGTGCCTACGGCTATACAGCTAGTCCCCTTCAATTTCTAAGTCACCCGCTGCCGGCCGAAGTTGTCATAGAAAATTGA
- a CDS encoding acyl-CoA ligase (AMP-forming), exosortase A system-associated has product MEYLIHHCLRRTAAQFPEKTALKQHNISMCYRDLERNSDALAWTLVHSGAQRGDRVAVFLDHSLDQVLSFWSIVKAGCVFVPINSLLLAPQAEHIAKDCEPFALIIDSNRLEMLRNSLGAWPFLKQIIVVGEIPLWVKNLPIKCVSWDAVLAESGKAVPSPDRCIGLDLAALLYTSGSTGRPKGVMVSHDNLLAGARIVTSYLRNRPDDRLLGVLPLSFDYGLNQVTCSALLGMTYVMTSFRFPGELVDVLIQEQITGFAGIPTIWLLLLQRGSPVFKKKFPHLRYITNSGGFLPPSAIDQLRHVFPGTEIFLMYGLTEAFRSTYLPPEEIDARPTSIGKAIPGCEILVVSKDGRLCAPGEVGELVHRGPTVSLGYWGDREKTEKVFRPHPFLPEGLAQMERVVYSGDLVKKDDEGYLYFVGRDDHMIKCHGHRISPSEIEDVLYEGGRVKLAAAIGVPDPIRGQSVKVFVVPQDGESLSEEEVRAYCAEKLPVFMLPRYVEIRRELPRTPTGKIDVARLRAEESTKS; this is encoded by the coding sequence ATGGAATATTTGATTCACCATTGCCTGCGGCGAACTGCCGCTCAGTTTCCTGAGAAGACGGCGCTTAAGCAGCACAATATCAGCATGTGCTATAGAGATCTCGAGAGGAACAGTGACGCTTTAGCCTGGACCCTCGTGCACTCTGGGGCACAGCGAGGCGACCGTGTGGCGGTTTTCCTCGATCACAGTTTGGATCAGGTTCTGTCTTTTTGGAGCATTGTCAAGGCAGGGTGCGTTTTCGTACCCATCAATTCTCTATTGCTGGCACCACAAGCTGAGCACATTGCCAAAGACTGTGAGCCCTTCGCCCTGATCATCGACTCAAACCGCCTAGAAATGTTAAGGAATTCTTTGGGGGCTTGGCCGTTTCTGAAGCAGATCATCGTGGTGGGAGAAATTCCTCTGTGGGTCAAGAATCTTCCCATAAAGTGCGTTTCCTGGGATGCCGTTTTAGCAGAGTCCGGAAAAGCCGTCCCGTCGCCCGACCGCTGCATCGGTTTAGATCTTGCCGCGCTGCTTTACACTTCCGGATCCACGGGCCGTCCCAAGGGTGTGATGGTATCCCATGACAACCTTCTGGCCGGGGCCCGTATCGTCACATCCTACTTAAGAAATCGCCCGGATGACAGGCTCTTGGGAGTGCTTCCACTTAGTTTCGACTACGGCTTGAACCAGGTGACCTGCAGTGCCCTTTTGGGGATGACGTACGTTATGACCTCTTTTCGATTTCCTGGCGAATTGGTGGATGTGCTGATCCAAGAGCAAATAACCGGATTTGCGGGTATTCCCACCATTTGGCTTCTTCTTCTTCAGCGAGGATCGCCGGTTTTCAAGAAAAAGTTCCCGCATCTTCGCTATATCACCAATTCTGGCGGCTTTCTGCCGCCAAGCGCCATTGATCAACTTCGACACGTCTTTCCAGGAACGGAAATTTTTCTGATGTACGGGCTCACCGAAGCGTTTCGTTCCACATATCTGCCTCCTGAAGAAATCGATGCTCGGCCGACTTCCATCGGAAAAGCAATTCCAGGATGTGAGATCCTGGTGGTGAGCAAGGACGGCCGCCTGTGCGCCCCAGGCGAAGTGGGTGAATTGGTGCATCGAGGCCCTACCGTGTCTCTTGGCTATTGGGGGGATCGTGAGAAGACCGAAAAGGTGTTTCGCCCCCATCCTTTTCTGCCGGAGGGACTCGCGCAGATGGAACGAGTCGTCTATTCCGGGGACTTGGTGAAAAAAGATGACGAAGGTTATCTCTATTTTGTGGGACGAGACGACCACATGATCAAGTGTCATGGGCATCGTATCAGTCCGTCCGAGATTGAAGACGTGCTTTATGAAGGAGGACGGGTGAAACTGGCTGCAGCCATCGGGGTTCCCGACCCTATTCGTGGACAAAGCGTCAAGGTGTTCGTGGTGCCTCAGGACGGGGAATCCCTCAGCGAAGAAGAGGTTCGAGCCTATTGCGCCGAAAAGCTGCCTGTTTTCATGTTGCCGCGTTACGTGGAAATAAGACGGGAACTGCCGCGAACCCCGACAGGAAAGATCGATGTGGCGCGTCTTCGGGCTGAAGAATCCACCAAATCCTGA
- a CDS encoding glycosyltransferase family 4 protein, translated as MIYTVSDHFKRLLMEVHSIPASKIRVTPNAIDPERFKIRNCVFSRKALGINHEKVICTTGAFVHWYGLGFLLDSISDLLKTEDLHLLLVGDGPARSEIESKAKAQGLMQHITFTGFVTSEIVPHYLFLADIVVIPDSNAHGSPMKLFESMAMGKPIVAVDDGPIRAVLEHGRDGLLFPPKNQEAFRKELLRVLKDRELGRRLGEAARSKVFARYTWVENPRAVLSDFHHVRA; from the coding sequence ATGATTTATACTGTTTCCGATCATTTTAAAAGGTTGTTGATGGAAGTTCATTCAATCCCGGCATCAAAGATTCGAGTCACACCGAACGCCATTGATCCTGAACGTTTCAAAATCAGGAACTGCGTCTTTTCGAGAAAAGCTCTTGGCATAAATCATGAGAAAGTAATCTGCACGACGGGTGCCTTCGTTCATTGGTATGGACTTGGTTTTCTCTTGGACAGCATTTCTGATTTGCTGAAAACGGAAGACCTCCACCTGCTGCTGGTCGGTGACGGTCCGGCCCGTTCGGAGATCGAATCGAAGGCAAAGGCTCAAGGTCTAATGCAACACATCACCTTCACGGGTTTTGTCACGTCTGAGATAGTTCCACATTACCTGTTTCTTGCCGACATTGTTGTGATTCCAGATTCCAATGCGCATGGCTCGCCCATGAAGCTTTTTGAATCCATGGCCATGGGCAAGCCCATCGTGGCCGTTGATGACGGTCCCATTCGGGCCGTACTGGAGCACGGCCGTGATGGGCTGCTGTTTCCACCCAAAAATCAAGAAGCGTTTCGCAAAGAGCTTCTCCGTGTCTTGAAGGACCGAGAATTAGGGCGAAGGTTGGGGGAAGCGGCGAGGTCTAAAGTCTTTGCGCGTTACACCTGGGTGGAGAATCCTCGTGCCGTTTTAAGCGACTTTCACCATGTACGTGCCTAA
- a CDS encoding sulfotransferase domain-containing protein has translation MKYQDLFGVLRGMIHFRCQSGLKETVLLAGFPRGGTTWLSEIINYWNDYRYMFEPFYSRYVPSLKKLSSETYLRPGDNVPWTNLVMIDRIMTGRIRNPWIDRFNRKICYENILIKDIRIHLALGWLKERFPALKVILLLRHPFAVAVSLQKIGWRPGVKKYCRHQKLVEDYLKPYVEPMLGTRSDFERYVFSWCVEHYVPLKQFAGHPDVYVCFYEWFCMNVLKEAVKLLKWLGKPSHGLIESRLRRPSKMSKKHSAVYTGEDLVRSWTRSLSQEEVGRGVEILRLFKLDCLYDANPFPHIRPDTTLADLALG, from the coding sequence ATGAAATATCAAGACCTTTTCGGCGTCTTGCGAGGCATGATTCATTTTAGATGTCAAAGTGGTCTCAAAGAGACGGTATTGCTAGCTGGATTTCCTAGGGGCGGGACGACGTGGCTTTCAGAGATAATTAATTATTGGAACGATTATAGGTACATGTTCGAGCCCTTCTATTCGAGGTATGTGCCCTCTTTAAAAAAATTATCGTCAGAAACTTATTTAAGGCCTGGAGACAATGTGCCGTGGACGAATCTAGTAATGATCGATCGAATTATGACGGGTCGCATAAGAAACCCGTGGATTGACCGATTCAATAGGAAAATATGTTATGAAAACATACTGATTAAAGACATTCGCATACACCTGGCGTTAGGATGGCTCAAGGAAAGGTTTCCAGCATTGAAAGTCATTTTGCTGCTTCGACATCCGTTCGCGGTGGCTGTGTCGTTGCAGAAAATTGGTTGGAGGCCGGGCGTTAAGAAGTATTGCAGACATCAGAAACTGGTCGAGGATTACTTGAAACCCTATGTGGAACCGATGCTTGGGACGAGAAGCGATTTTGAAAGGTACGTTTTTTCATGGTGCGTGGAACACTACGTTCCTTTGAAACAGTTTGCCGGTCATCCGGATGTTTATGTGTGCTTCTATGAGTGGTTCTGTATGAATGTCCTGAAGGAGGCGGTTAAGCTTTTGAAGTGGTTGGGGAAACCGAGTCATGGCTTGATAGAATCGCGCCTTCGAAGACCTTCCAAAATGAGCAAGAAGCATAGCGCCGTCTACACGGGCGAAGACCTGGTGCGCAGCTGGACGAGAAGCCTTTCACAAGAGGAAGTCGGTCGTGGTGTGGAAATTCTTAGGCTTTTTAAGCTGGATTGCCTTTACGACGCAAATCCTTTCCCCCACATCCGGCCGGACACAACCCTTGCCGACTTGGCTTTAGGCTAA
- a CDS encoding asparagine synthase-related protein — protein sequence MMTGAWVYGQPEASADIFRKMLGGDERGLENHKCLSFQAGLHMGCVQRFKDLACTTLQTHKATYILFGHVYSISGVDTSASSQNDDLCHISDLYEKEGVNFIHRLDGSFILVIFDHQSQTLFIFKDRLGTRPLYYCAKKRVFLFSTNIRSILETKVCARDVSLQGVDLFLSYGYLPAPETCFLEIRQLLPGRVLIVKDQRVEERRYWRFTYAQPHQRMVNNQETVKLFSDLTRRAVMRRLKKHPHAGAFLSGGLDTSVLTAIMKDCVGSSFPVFTAGFKEKAYDETEDARLVAEHLQLSMHTVQVDFNKDFPALLERIVLHHESPFADTSAVPSFFAAQLARQHVSTVLTGDFPDQLIGGSGHQVFALRRAAQEGAYKRLFRGKVAQSLARKLPLKTEGRRFADRIKRRLYRECFPLEEQRVLLSMPVPPLLKRALYSKDMLEMEKRFDPLEHARTLFAEVREESLLNKILYFDMFSYAPFDLMVKVDRMCTANGLNAVSPFHDRDLVEFVAALPEELKINGNERKVIMRRAFGSLLPERTLIKPKQGFAMPIGEWLMHRLSSYVRDVLLDRRTLQRGYFNPGFVHKMVEAFLAGQTDYASGSEATMISLLTLELWHRQFVDE from the coding sequence ATGATGACCGGTGCTTGGGTCTATGGGCAGCCAGAGGCCTCGGCGGATATCTTTCGAAAGATGTTGGGGGGCGATGAAAGGGGCCTTGAAAATCACAAATGCTTGTCTTTTCAGGCGGGGCTGCACATGGGGTGCGTGCAACGATTCAAGGATTTGGCCTGCACCACATTGCAGACCCATAAGGCGACGTATATCCTCTTTGGCCATGTTTATTCAATCTCTGGAGTTGACACCTCCGCATCCAGCCAGAATGATGATCTGTGTCATATTTCCGATCTGTACGAAAAAGAGGGTGTAAACTTTATCCACAGATTGGATGGATCTTTCATTCTGGTCATTTTTGATCACCAAAGTCAAACTCTTTTTATTTTCAAAGATCGTCTTGGGACCAGGCCGTTGTATTATTGTGCGAAAAAAAGAGTATTTCTCTTTTCGACGAATATTCGATCTATATTAGAAACCAAAGTGTGCGCAAGGGATGTCAGTCTGCAGGGAGTGGACTTATTTCTCTCCTATGGATACCTCCCAGCGCCTGAGACTTGTTTTTTAGAGATTCGACAACTCCTTCCAGGGCGGGTTCTTATCGTCAAAGACCAGCGGGTAGAGGAGCGACGCTACTGGAGGTTTACGTATGCTCAACCTCACCAGCGGATGGTTAACAATCAAGAGACGGTGAAACTTTTCAGCGATCTGACCCGGCGTGCCGTGATGAGACGACTGAAAAAACATCCGCACGCGGGTGCCTTCTTAAGTGGTGGTTTGGACACCAGCGTTTTGACGGCGATCATGAAGGATTGTGTTGGGTCGTCGTTCCCGGTCTTTACGGCAGGATTTAAAGAGAAAGCCTACGACGAAACTGAAGATGCTCGCCTTGTGGCAGAGCACCTTCAGTTGTCAATGCATACCGTGCAGGTGGACTTCAACAAGGATTTTCCTGCGCTTCTTGAAAGGATTGTCTTGCATCATGAATCCCCTTTTGCAGACACATCCGCCGTTCCATCTTTTTTTGCTGCACAGTTGGCCCGGCAGCACGTTTCGACTGTGTTAACCGGGGATTTTCCGGACCAGTTGATTGGAGGTTCAGGGCATCAGGTTTTCGCGCTTCGCCGTGCCGCCCAGGAGGGAGCCTACAAACGTTTGTTTCGTGGCAAAGTGGCTCAGTCACTGGCGAGGAAGCTTCCCTTAAAGACAGAGGGACGTCGTTTTGCTGATCGCATTAAACGGCGTCTATATCGGGAATGCTTCCCGCTGGAAGAACAGAGAGTGCTGCTCTCAATGCCGGTGCCTCCTCTTCTCAAGAGGGCCTTGTATAGCAAAGACATGCTGGAGATGGAAAAAAGATTCGACCCGTTGGAACACGCGAGGACTCTGTTTGCCGAAGTCCGTGAGGAAAGCCTTCTGAACAAGATTCTATACTTTGACATGTTTTCGTATGCACCGTTTGATCTCATGGTCAAGGTGGATCGAATGTGCACGGCTAATGGCCTCAATGCTGTCAGCCCCTTCCATGATCGCGACCTTGTTGAGTTCGTCGCCGCTCTTCCAGAGGAACTGAAAATCAATGGCAATGAAAGAAAAGTGATTATGCGCCGTGCATTCGGATCTTTGCTTCCCGAAAGGACATTGATCAAGCCTAAGCAAGGTTTTGCCATGCCCATCGGGGAATGGTTAATGCATCGCCTTTCTTCCTATGTAAGGGACGTATTACTCGATCGGCGAACTCTGCAACGGGGGTATTTCAATCCTGGTTTTGTCCATAAGATGGTTGAGGCTTTCCTGGCGGGACAAACGGACTATGCCAGCGGTTCGGAAGCAACGATGATCTCTTTGCTCACCCTTGAACTGTGGCACCGTCAATTCGTAGATGAGTGA
- a CDS encoding O-antigen ligase family protein, producing MEIGLTPLFIMAVIFSLLVMGLVKDPIWSIAGYLIVYTLYNPDVWWALRIGQFLPRPSLIAAVVVAAATFSHPHKLQWKISLREFELYLFLALCWFVSFVFGVGVHDEARQYLEKMTKVFIFVFFLLRVVNTLRNYRIVLATLIACGILLAWQSRFYGAMFDGRLDNFGGVDFNEANGFAAFLALCICHLGFRFLKMPWWAKGLAAIGLAILLNGLILTQSRSIFLGMVLAVPAVVYRTVGWSRIRIIVAVLLGTVLFFSLAHKQFWERMQTIQSQEDAGRVGRLAFWRASVLIFKDHPLGVGVKNFQHMIGIYDPQHAGRDAHNSYVLCYSELGVLGIGLFLVIITKAVFQTQRIIRLVKKWDTKGEDILFWAIPLEATFIIYLLGYMMTHSNLYTEMLWILLALPICFENAWKLYGKEEGRDSIGR from the coding sequence ATGGAGATTGGACTAACCCCCTTATTCATTATGGCTGTTATTTTTAGCCTTTTGGTGATGGGTCTGGTGAAAGATCCCATTTGGAGTATTGCGGGGTATCTCATTGTTTACACACTTTATAACCCTGATGTCTGGTGGGCGCTTCGTATCGGCCAGTTTCTACCTCGGCCCTCTCTGATCGCCGCCGTTGTTGTGGCTGCCGCGACGTTTTCGCATCCTCATAAGCTTCAATGGAAAATTTCCTTAAGAGAGTTTGAATTGTACCTCTTTTTAGCTCTCTGTTGGTTCGTTTCATTCGTTTTCGGCGTTGGAGTCCACGATGAGGCGCGTCAATATTTGGAAAAGATGACTAAGGTATTTATTTTTGTTTTCTTTCTCCTTCGGGTTGTGAACACGCTGAGAAACTATCGAATCGTTCTGGCAACCCTTATTGCCTGCGGTATCTTACTGGCCTGGCAAAGCCGCTTTTATGGAGCGATGTTTGACGGCAGGTTGGACAATTTCGGAGGTGTTGATTTCAACGAGGCCAACGGATTTGCGGCCTTTCTTGCGCTCTGTATCTGCCACCTGGGATTTCGGTTCCTGAAAATGCCGTGGTGGGCGAAAGGGCTTGCCGCGATAGGTCTGGCTATACTGCTGAATGGTCTCATTCTTACACAGTCGAGGAGTATTTTTCTGGGAATGGTGTTGGCGGTGCCGGCGGTAGTGTACAGAACGGTTGGTTGGTCCAGAATTCGGATCATTGTCGCCGTTTTATTGGGAACCGTGCTTTTCTTCAGTTTGGCCCACAAGCAATTTTGGGAAAGGATGCAAACCATTCAATCCCAGGAAGATGCGGGACGAGTCGGTCGTCTCGCATTCTGGAGGGCCTCTGTTCTCATCTTCAAAGATCACCCGCTAGGGGTTGGAGTGAAAAATTTTCAGCATATGATCGGGATCTACGATCCGCAACATGCAGGAAGAGACGCTCATAATAGCTACGTTCTGTGCTATAGTGAACTGGGTGTTTTGGGAATCGGTCTGTTTCTCGTTATCATCACCAAGGCAGTGTTCCAAACGCAACGAATCATTCGACTCGTTAAAAAATGGGACACAAAAGGGGAGGATATTCTCTTTTGGGCTATTCCTTTGGAAGCAACATTTATTATCTACTTATTAGGATATATGATGACCCATAGCAATCTTTACACTGAAATGTTATGGATTCTTCTGGCTTTGCCAATATGCTTTGAAAACGCATGGAAACTTTACGGAAAAGAAGAAGGCCGTGACAGTATCGGACGGTAA
- a CDS encoding lipopolysaccharide biosynthesis protein, whose product MESLKHRAINSIMWFGSSRLVSLIITWAVSLLLVRILSPQDFGLVAMGMSYVSIIEIFYDFNIGFAILQKADLTEEETHSCFWFMLGGITFWYAISWFLAKAVAAFYQSEQLTFLVRIMMLGLVFQGVSGVPFWLLTKKLDFSKRAKATMWAAIPSTIITLVLALKGLGVLALALRFVFFNFFFCVFLYGYFPWRPKLMFRLSALRSILTFSLSVTGFRFFRYAATKCDNIIIGKFLGAELLGYYRVALEFSRIPIDRGIVLLNQVSFPVYAELQNDLLRLKDYFLKISRYILFLALPIFLGAAVMAHEAFRMILGERWLAVVPIFQIMCFASIPEALVGNLVSLNNAVGKPNRNLAFSLVAAVALTGGFLVAVRFGLVGVAAVWVTIYPLVFVFFLRGSLNLIQSSLLEFFKTASISIVGSLGMALAVLTFQNVVPILRNSLSGSSFLVLFGGCVYVLFFLIFDREFMKDVQGIFRGFLWAKVLGRQNTRES is encoded by the coding sequence ATGGAGTCCTTAAAACATAGAGCTATTAATAGTATCATGTGGTTTGGCTCAAGCAGGTTGGTGAGCCTGATCATCACATGGGCGGTTTCCCTCCTTCTTGTACGGATTCTCTCTCCGCAGGATTTCGGCTTGGTGGCTATGGGAATGTCCTATGTAAGCATTATTGAAATTTTTTATGACTTCAATATTGGCTTTGCGATTCTTCAAAAAGCGGATCTTACGGAGGAAGAAACCCATTCGTGTTTTTGGTTCATGTTAGGAGGAATCACATTCTGGTATGCGATCTCGTGGTTTTTGGCGAAAGCGGTTGCAGCCTTTTATCAGAGTGAGCAGCTGACGTTTTTGGTGAGAATCATGATGTTAGGATTGGTTTTTCAAGGAGTTTCAGGCGTTCCCTTTTGGTTGCTGACAAAAAAGTTGGACTTCTCAAAAAGGGCGAAAGCAACCATGTGGGCGGCGATTCCTAGCACAATCATTACTCTTGTGCTTGCACTTAAAGGTTTAGGTGTTTTGGCTCTGGCTTTGCGATTCGTTTTTTTTAATTTCTTTTTCTGTGTTTTTCTTTATGGGTACTTTCCATGGCGCCCCAAGCTTATGTTTAGGCTGTCGGCACTGCGGTCCATTCTCACCTTTTCACTTTCGGTTACGGGTTTTCGATTCTTCCGGTATGCGGCAACGAAGTGTGACAACATCATTATTGGCAAATTCCTGGGTGCCGAATTGCTTGGATACTACAGGGTGGCTCTCGAGTTTTCGAGGATCCCTATTGATCGAGGTATCGTTTTACTGAACCAGGTTTCTTTTCCGGTGTATGCGGAGCTACAAAACGACTTGTTGCGCTTGAAAGATTACTTTCTAAAAATCAGCCGCTATATTTTATTTTTAGCTTTGCCTATTTTTCTTGGAGCTGCCGTCATGGCACACGAGGCTTTTCGAATGATTCTCGGGGAGAGATGGTTGGCGGTTGTTCCCATTTTCCAAATCATGTGTTTTGCTTCCATCCCGGAAGCACTTGTTGGGAACCTAGTATCACTTAACAATGCCGTGGGAAAACCGAACAGGAATCTAGCCTTCTCCTTGGTGGCCGCAGTGGCGCTGACAGGAGGATTTTTGGTCGCCGTGAGATTCGGTCTTGTGGGGGTTGCGGCTGTGTGGGTTACAATTTACCCACTGGTATTTGTCTTCTTCCTGCGGGGATCTTTGAACCTGATCCAATCAAGTCTACTGGAATTTTTCAAGACTGCTTCAATCTCGATTGTTGGATCTCTCGGCATGGCATTGGCTGTTCTCACCTTCCAAAATGTTGTTCCAATCCTTCGAAATAGCTTATCCGGCTCAAGTTTCCTCGTCTTGTTTGGTGGTTGTGTTTATGTCCTTTTTTTTCTGATTTTCGACCGGGAATTCATGAAAGATGTTCAAGGAATTTTCAGGGGATTTTTGTGGGCGAAGGTCTTAGGGCGTCAAAATACAAGAGAAAGTTGA